A genomic window from Babylonia areolata isolate BAREFJ2019XMU chromosome 9, ASM4173473v1, whole genome shotgun sequence includes:
- the LOC143285600 gene encoding 2'-5'-oligoadenylate synthase 2-like: MRLLGTLICDVQEPLRDVYQEMRFYPEGEKKAAQELSVSLAHWQIDFVKPQGEAVKRVIRLLKFWKKEREVDIRSYTLELLTIHEARAMGWAVGTNDLFRKVLTLLAHCRSIRVAFSDNYRSADYMRRSVGSPQGTMDV; this comes from the exons ATGCGTTTACTTGGAACGCTTATATGTG ATGTGCAAGAACCTTTACGAGACGTATACCAAGAGATGAGATTCTACCCAGAAGGCGAGAAGAAAGCAGCCCAGGAATTATCAGTTTCTCTGGCACATTGGCAG ATTGACTTTGTGAAGCCACAGGGAGAGGCTGTGAAGAGAGTCATTCGACTTCTGAAATTCTGGAAAAAG GAAAGGGAGGTGGACATTCGCTCCTACACGCTGGAGCTACTGACCATCCATGAAGCCCGGGCCATGGGCTGGGCCGTGGGCACAAACGACCTGTTCCGTAAAGTGCTGACTCTCCTGGCGCACTGTCGCTCTATCAGGGTGGCTTTTAGTGACAACTACAGAAGTGCCGACTACATGCG tcgcAGCGTCGGCAGTCCCCAGGGAACCATGGATGTTTAG
- the LOC143286156 gene encoding dehydrogenase/reductase SDR family member 4-like, translating to MATSPVTEGTSDTGGKKLAGKVAIVTASTEGIGLAIARRLCQDGAKVMISSRKQKNVDGAVTQLRNESLDVAGVVCHVANKEHRARLIEETVSKFGGIDILVSNAAANPYFGTLLDTPEAAWDKIFDTNVKATFFLCKDVVPYLEKRGGGSIVLVSSRAGFVPETTIGAYSISKTALLGLTKALAPELASSNIRVNCLAPGLIKTKFSKALWESDSTLEEIHRGIPMHRAGVPEECAGVVSFMVSEDSSYMTGETIVVSGGLSSRL from the exons ATGGCAACGTCACCTGTAACAGAAGGAACTTCTGACACTGGAGGGAAGAAGCTGGCTGGAAAAGTGGCCATTGTGACTGCTTCCACTGAAGG AATTGGTTTAGCCATTGCCAGACGACTTTGTCAAGATGGAGCCAAAGTCATGATCAGCAGTCGGAAACAGAAGAATGTGGATGGAGCTGTAACACAGCTGCGTAACGAAAGTCtggatgttgctggtgttgtgtGCCATGTGGCCAACAAAGAGCACAGAGCCAGACTCATTGAGGAG ACTGTGAGCAAATTTGGCGGCATTGATATTCTGGTATCAAATGCTGCGGCCAATCCATATTTCGGAACCCTTCTGGAT ACTCCAGAAGCAGCCTGGGATAAG atTTTTGATACAAATGTGAAAGCTACATTCTTCCTGTGCAAAGACGTTGTACCATATTTGGAAAAGAGAGG GGGTGGCAGTATTGTACTTGTCAGTTCTCGAGCAGGATTTGTCCCTGAAACG ACAATCGGTGCCTACTCCATCAGCAAAACGGCTCTGTTGGGTCTCACTAAGGCTCTGGCTCCGGAGCTGGCTTCCAGCAACATCCGTGTCAACTGTCTGGCTCCAGGGCTCATCAAAACCAAATTTAGCAAGGCT CTGTGGGAAAGTGACTCCACTCTGGAAGAAATACATCGGGGAATACCAATGCACAG GGCCGGGGTACCAGAAGAATGTGCAGGGGTGGTGTCCTTCATGGTGTCAGAGGATTCGTCCTACATGACAGGGGAGACGATTGTGGTGTCGGGAGGTCTCTCGTCCAGACTGTGA
- the LOC143286155 gene encoding uncharacterized protein LOC143286155, with protein sequence MGEQSCSDAHDTAVLKMYSCIVDYACRHRYLDVIYEVSQHFNKSLSTLMVPHVRLAGASLYKMVIRDDVSQFCTAVELAEHLFEAVGTPSNHALVCCYAKLLCGLKAKALFHCLQSSPKAAFALLRKYFPRGENSLDKQLSMHNAALAKEIRQVSQDFRKCFLYLIGNKHRRETFLSHGYDRLYNQRFSQRLARRTATFVTELEKGLPDTFLDELLKGQVKADTPVSTPTLWDVLMELLLDCVEGKTTLQSSDLLDLLKDLRPCTEPGQLDIRKSMRRIRLMSSSDGLSVSSGSLGSQQSCGAEADSESTIPGMTGSGRDKGEQRMLAVSEGARNDVHSVQLCDMTSASTATRNNQRGSRTCLGCEQSRRIKLSAVRPQNYYGQRGTYVSPACHVKLFYRKAYQDASGHQHPLFT encoded by the exons ATGGGTGAGCAGTCGTGTTCCGATGCTCACGACACAGCTGTACTGAAGATGTACAGCTGTATTGTGGACTATGCGTGTCGACACAGATATCTGGATGTCATCTATG AAGTGTCTCAACATTTCAACAAAAGTCTCTCCACCTTGATGGTGCCACATGTGCGCCTGGCTGGTGCCAGCCTGTACAAGATGGTGATCCGGGATGACGTGTCGCAGTTCTGCACGGCTGTTGAGCTGGCTGAGCACCTGTTTGAGGCAGTGGGCACGCCCAGCAACCATGCGCTTGTGTGCTGCTATGCAAAGCTGTTGTGCGGGCTGAAAGCAAAG GCTCTTTTCCACTGCCTTCAGTCATCGCCGAAAGCAGCGTTTGCGCTCCTCAGGAAGTATTTTCCCCGAGGGGAAAACAGCTTGGACAAGCAGCTCTCCATGCAT aATGCAGCATTGGCAAAAGAAATCAGGCAAGTCAGTCAGGATTTCCGAAAATGCTTCTTGTATCTGATCGGCAACAAACACAGACGGGAGACGTTCTTGAGCCACGGGTATGACCGCTTGTACAACCAGCGTTTTTCACAGCGGCTAGCTCGAAGAACAGCTACCTTTGTGACAGAGCTTGAGAAGGGGTTACCTGATACCTTCCTTGATGAG TTGCTGAAAGGACAGGTGAAAGCCGACACACCTGTCAGCACGCCGACGCTGTGGGACGTACTGATGGAGCTGCTCCTTGACTGCGTGGAGGGAAAGACAACTCTGCAGTCCTCAGACCTCCTGGACCTGCTGAAAGACCTCCGTCCCTGCACTGAGCCCGGCCAGCTTGACATTCGAAAGAGCATGCGGCGCATAAG ACTGATGTCCAGTTCAGACGGTCTGTCCGTAAGCAGTGGGTCTCTGGGCAGTCAGCAGTCTTGTGGGGCTGAGGCCGATTCAGAGTCCACCATTCCAGGAATGACAGGGAGCGGACGGGACAAAG GTGAACAAAGAATGCTTGCAGTCTCTGAAGGGGCCAGAAATGACGTTCATAGCGTGCAACTCTGTGACATGACATCGGCTTCAACAGCAACCAGAAACAATCAGAGAGGATCCAGAACATGTCTG GGCTGTGAACAGTCCAGACGAATCAAGCTATCAGCAGTCCGTCCCCAGAACTACTATGGACAGCGTGGAACGTACGTGTCCCCAGCTTGCCATGTGAAGTTATTTTATCGGAAG GCGTACCAAGACGCGTCCGGACACCAACATCCTCTGTTTacttaa